GGAGTTCAGACGTGTGCTCTTCCGATCTGTCCAGAACATGTCCGGGTACTCCCGGCTGAGAGTGCTGACCAGCGCATCTACTTCCAGGATGGCCAGGTCATTAGGCAGCATGTCGGCTTCTTTATCATAGGCGCGGGTCATGACTTTCGCATGACCGGTCTGCAGAACGGCGGCCTGGCGGAACATATCGTCGAAGACGCCAGCCATGAAGCCACGAAAGAGCACGGCCAGCAGAACGCAGATGGTCACGGCGATAAAGCTCAGCAGGCTGCGGGAGCGGTCCCGGACCACTCCCTTGATCAAAAATTTGATCATGGATTCACTCTCCCGTGCAATGCTTCCGTCGGTTCCATTTTTGCGATCCGACGGGTTGGCAGATAGCTGACAATCGTCACGATGGTCGCCACCACGATGATCGAGCCGATGAAAAAGCCGACGCTGTAGACGGGGAATATCCGTTGCGCGATAATCAACTCGAAATCGGACACATCATACGGCATGGGGATGCCCTTGTAGTGGGACAGGAGCATTAGCGGGCCGCCCCAGACCGCGGCCAGGAACACGGCCAGCAGGCTGTGGAGGCCGCCCTCGGTCGTGAACAGCCCCACCACCCGGCTGCGGGCCATCCCCAGCGCCATGAGGGTACCGATCTCCTTCCGGCGGCGAAAAATGGATAATACCTGCGAATTGAAAATCCCGAGGCACGCTAGGGCAATAAACAAAGTTAAAAATATCCCGATAGAGGGCATTTTTGCGTTTACAATCGCCTTGACATCGGCCAGCAGGTAATCCGCGGTCCGGGTGCGCCAGCCGCCGGGGTCGGTCAGCAGGGTGGCTCCCGGTGCAACCGCTACGTAGGTGGCCTCTCCGGGCATCACCGCCATCTTCTGGAGACGATCCAGGGGGATCCAGATCTGGCCCAGGTCTATCTTGAAGTTCTCGGCAGAAAAGATGGACACAACCACTCCCTCGTCGGCGTCATAAGTGCCGTGGGAATCACGCCAGCGGATAGTCAGCGGGTTTCCTTTCTGAAGGCCGGTTGATCTGGACATTCCTGTTCCAATGAGTACGGGAATCGCTCCGTCAGTGCTGGTCGCCAGGTTTTCCGTCGGCAGGATTACCGCCTGCTGGCCGGGCGGAATCCCCTTGATGCGCACCGGCTGCATTCGTCCGTTGGTATAAATGGACCCCTGGATGATGAGCACCGGCATGCCCTGCCCGGCTTCCACCTGGGTGCGGACTTCGGACGGATAGGGGCCGTGGCTGTCGTCTATGGTGAAGGGATCTTCAGGGTCATACGCGGGATGCCAGTAGGCGCCGCCCCCGATCTCGGTTTCGATCACCGCCCGCTCGGCGTACCTGAGCCAGCCCTGGAAAAGCCCGGCGGCGAAAACGATATACACGAAAGACAACGACGTCACGATCACGTTCAGCCAGGTGCGGGTACCCGCGCCGAGCAGGTTTTTAAGTGCCAGTTTAAAGGTCAGCATCAGTTGCTTCTCCCACTCAGGGCTT
The window above is part of the Candidatus Neomarinimicrobiota bacterium genome. Proteins encoded here:
- a CDS encoding ABC transporter permease; amino-acid sequence: MLTFKLALKNLLGAGTRTWLNVIVTSLSFVYIVFAAGLFQGWLRYAERAVIETEIGGGAYWHPAYDPEDPFTIDDSHGPYPSEVRTQVEAGQGMPVLIIQGSIYTNGRMQPVRIKGIPPGQQAVILPTENLATSTDGAIPVLIGTGMSRSTGLQKGNPLTIRWRDSHGTYDADEGVVVSIFSAENFKIDLGQIWIPLDRLQKMAVMPGEATYVAVAPGATLLTDPGGWRTRTADYLLADVKAIVNAKMPSIGIFLTLFIALACLGIFNSQVLSIFRRRKEIGTLMALGMARSRVVGLFTTEGGLHSLLAVFLAAVWGGPLMLLSHYKGIPMPYDVSDFELIIAQRIFPVYSVGFFIGSIIVVATIVTIVSYLPTRRIAKMEPTEALHGRVNP